From Helicobacter sp. MIT 21-1697, a single genomic window includes:
- the tig gene encoding trigger factor, with translation MNFTTKRINSANAIINGSIALSKIEEKFEKVITKIAKNIKIDGFRKGKVPAQVIKTRYKDQIEQDAQQEAIQDLLTSALKELEIQPNSLIGNPMISQFNKLNDKIELEIKLGIAPTLNLDNVEDYVPEVKLKAISNNLIDERLEEIAKNRAPLGEIKQERALQKDDIAQIDFEGFVDGKAFEGGKGENFNLTIGSNQFIPGFEDALIGMKKGEKRTIKVTFPEQYQAKHLAGKEASFDVMLHKILQKELPQIDDEFAKSIAGAESNLQSLKDMIKEQLEMEQKTEIYNKELKEKLVEILLKNIAFDLPDLIVEQEMDILFRNALSQLKPEELDRIKNNQDEAKKQRQTHKDEACKSVQITFIMDALAKKYNIVINDNEVLQTIYYEAMMMGQDPKATLEHYQKNNLVPAIKMTMLEDRVLHYLLDKKFEASKANTNAQKDNQ, from the coding sequence ATGAATTTCACAACAAAACGCATAAATAGTGCCAATGCCATTATCAATGGTAGTATTGCGCTCTCCAAAATTGAGGAAAAATTTGAAAAAGTCATCACAAAAATCGCTAAAAACATAAAAATTGATGGCTTTAGAAAAGGTAAAGTCCCAGCACAAGTGATTAAGACGCGTTACAAAGATCAAATAGAGCAAGATGCTCAACAAGAGGCAATTCAAGACTTGCTCACATCTGCGCTTAAAGAATTAGAGATTCAGCCCAACAGCCTTATTGGTAACCCTATGATTTCTCAATTTAATAAACTTAATGATAAAATAGAACTTGAAATTAAGCTTGGGATTGCGCCTACATTAAATCTTGATAATGTAGAAGACTATGTGCCTGAAGTCAAACTCAAAGCAATAAGCAATAATCTTATTGATGAGCGATTAGAAGAAATTGCAAAAAATCGCGCACCTCTTGGCGAAATCAAGCAAGAGAGAGCATTACAAAAAGATGATATAGCCCAGATTGATTTTGAGGGATTTGTTGATGGCAAAGCATTTGAGGGTGGAAAAGGAGAGAATTTTAATCTCACTATTGGTTCAAACCAATTTATTCCGGGCTTTGAAGATGCGCTCATCGGTATGAAAAAGGGTGAAAAACGCACAATTAAAGTTACTTTCCCCGAGCAATACCAAGCTAAACATTTAGCAGGAAAAGAAGCAAGTTTTGATGTAATGCTCCATAAGATTTTGCAAAAAGAGTTGCCACAAATTGATGATGAGTTTGCAAAAAGTATTGCAGGCGCAGAATCTAATCTACAATCTTTAAAAGATATGATAAAAGAACAGCTTGAAATGGAGCAAAAAACTGAAATCTACAACAAAGAGCTTAAAGAAAAATTAGTAGAAATATTGCTTAAAAATATTGCGTTTGATTTACCAGATTTAATTGTGGAGCAAGAAATGGATATTTTATTTAGAAATGCTCTTAGTCAGCTCAAGCCTGAAGAACTTGATAGAATTAAAAATAATCAAGATGAAGCTAAAAAACAACGTCAAACACATAAAGATGAGGCGTGTAAAAGTGTGCAAATCACTTTTATTATGGACGCTTTGGCAAAAAAATATAATATTGTCATTAATGACAATGAAGTGCTGCAAACGATTTATTACGAAGCTATGATGATGGGACAAGATCCAAAAGCAACACTAGAACATTATCAAAAAAACAATCTTGTTCCAGCTATCAAAATGACTATGCTTGAAGATAGAGTATTGCATTATTTACTTGATAAAAAATTTGAAGCAAGTAAGGCAAATACTAATGCTCAAAAGGATAACCAATGA
- a CDS encoding GGDEF domain-containing protein, which yields MNLDELDLDVSNDFFGNLDDVGLEGVKNKKPKKPNTAKQTDTTKKLNSISKQAMKALEKDAILPLPENFEAYFEKTLSQEQDEGVRERIKAMVESANHDSRLIALEKTFNDNFSTLKSVLEHLLTLCKYMSAMENNTEKRLAEISTITNPLGAQNAIKVLINEIRGFHKQFVLQADNISRSYRDMYAKSSTIKSNAIYDTMLGIYSKSFFIHTLELECENGTEFPRNSALVAFAPSRELGAQLSNQNKLVTTFKNIARIVSKNIGAKDLVSYLGGGRFAMLLKNVQADGAIKLCEEVIKKCKQTNIFIGDLELNLSIVMGGIVFDISKTPESMLEEAKKNLDEALVEDKPLKFGKTGASNSANNDDFEIPGDDFGDFDDFEIS from the coding sequence ATGAATTTAGATGAATTAGATTTAGATGTAAGCAATGATTTTTTTGGGAATCTTGATGATGTAGGCTTAGAAGGCGTTAAGAATAAAAAGCCAAAAAAACCAAATACCGCTAAACAAACAGATACGACTAAAAAACTAAACTCTATTTCTAAACAAGCAATGAAGGCTTTGGAAAAAGATGCAATTTTGCCCTTACCCGAAAATTTTGAAGCTTATTTTGAGAAAACTCTCTCACAAGAACAAGATGAAGGGGTGCGTGAAAGGATTAAAGCAATGGTAGAGAGTGCAAATCACGACTCAAGATTAATTGCCTTAGAAAAAACATTTAATGACAACTTTAGCACACTCAAATCTGTGCTTGAACATCTCCTCACACTCTGTAAATATATGTCGGCTATGGAAAATAATACCGAAAAACGATTAGCAGAAATCTCCACTATTACCAATCCTCTTGGCGCACAAAATGCTATCAAAGTGCTTATAAACGAAATCAGAGGATTCCATAAGCAGTTTGTGCTTCAAGCAGACAATATTTCGCGCTCTTATCGCGATATGTATGCTAAATCTTCTACTATTAAATCAAATGCAATATATGACACAATGCTGGGTATTTATAGTAAATCATTTTTTATCCATACGCTTGAACTTGAGTGTGAAAATGGCACAGAATTTCCACGAAATAGTGCATTGGTAGCTTTTGCTCCATCAAGGGAGCTTGGTGCGCAACTAAGTAATCAAAACAAACTTGTAACGACTTTTAAAAACATTGCGCGTATTGTCTCAAAAAATATTGGTGCAAAAGACCTCGTCTCCTATCTTGGAGGAGGACGTTTTGCTATGTTGCTTAAAAATGTTCAAGCCGATGGAGCAATCAAACTCTGTGAAGAAGTGATAAAAAAATGTAAGCAAACAAATATTTTTATCGGAGATTTGGAGCTTAATTTGAGTATTGTTATGGGGGGGATTGTTTTTGATATAAGCAAAACACCTGAATCTATGCTAGAAGAGGCTAAAAAAAATCTTGATGAAGCCCTAGTAGAGGATAAGCCTCTTAAATTTGGCAAAACAGGGGCGAGTA
- the clpP gene encoding ATP-dependent Clp endopeptidase proteolytic subunit ClpP yields MSSYIPYVIERTGRGERSYDIYSRLLKDRIILLSGEINDHIASSIVAQLLFLEAEDPEKDINFYINSPGGVITSAFSIYDTMNYIHSDISTICIGQAASAGAFLLSSGTKGKRFSLPNSRIMIHQPLGGAQGQATDIEIQAKEILRLKKTLNEIMAHNTGQKIGKITQDTERDFFMSGEEAKKYGLIDEILTKSLK; encoded by the coding sequence ATGAGTAGCTATATCCCTTATGTCATTGAGCGCACAGGACGAGGTGAGAGAAGCTATGATATTTATTCACGACTTTTAAAAGACCGCATTATTTTGCTAAGTGGTGAAATTAACGACCATATAGCTTCCTCAATCGTGGCACAACTCCTTTTTTTAGAAGCTGAAGACCCTGAAAAAGATATTAATTTTTATATTAATTCCCCCGGTGGGGTTATTACAAGTGCTTTTAGTATTTATGATACGATGAATTATATCCATTCTGATATTAGCACCATCTGCATTGGACAAGCTGCATCAGCAGGAGCATTTTTATTAAGCTCTGGCACAAAGGGAAAACGTTTTTCTTTACCAAATTCACGCATTATGATTCATCAACCCCTTGGTGGCGCACAAGGACAAGCCACAGATATTGAAATACAAGCAAAAGAAATTTTACGATTAAAAAAGACACTGAATGAAATTATGGCTCACAACACAGGACAAAAGATTGGAAAAATTACTCAAGATACTGAAAGAGACTTTTTTATGAGCGGAGAAGAAGCTAAAAAATACGGATTGATTGATGAAATTTTGACAAAAAGTTTAAAATAA